From Aquificota bacterium, one genomic window encodes:
- a CDS encoding phosphoglycerate kinase has product MPFRKKTLRDVDVKGKRVLVRVDFNVPMDELGNIEDDTRIRASLPTIEYLLDAKAKIILMSHLGRPKGKDERFSLMPVAKRLSRYLNREVKMLSDCVGEEVEKEVYSMKEGEVVLLENLRFHEGESKGSEEFAKALARLGEVYVSDAFGTCHRKHASVYLVPQILKPAVMGFLLEKEISYFERAMVNPQRPVVAIIGGAKVSSKLGIIKNLLKRVDKLFIGGAMAFTFIKALGYKVGSSLVEEDLLDTARDILEIAKKLDVRLYLPVDFVIGKEVSDNTPTKVVPWQEIPDGWMGLDIGPVSVALLREIISDAQTIVWNGPMGVFELDRFKDGTYETAKMLAQSPALTIAGGGDTDHAIHRAGVYNAIDFVSTGGGAFLELLEGNSLPCIEVLDDA; this is encoded by the coding sequence ATGCCCTTTAGGAAAAAGACCCTAAGGGATGTGGATGTTAAGGGTAAAAGGGTGCTTGTAAGGGTAGATTTTAACGTGCCAATGGATGAACTTGGAAACATTGAGGATGACACGAGGATAAGGGCAAGCCTTCCAACCATTGAATACCTTTTGGATGCAAAGGCAAAGATCATCCTTATGTCCCACCTTGGAAGGCCAAAGGGGAAGGACGAAAGGTTTAGCCTTATGCCCGTGGCAAAAAGATTATCAAGATATCTAAACAGAGAGGTTAAAATGCTATCCGACTGCGTGGGGGAAGAGGTGGAAAAAGAAGTCTATAGCATGAAAGAAGGGGAGGTGGTCCTGTTGGAAAACTTAAGGTTCCATGAGGGGGAAAGCAAAGGAAGTGAAGAGTTTGCTAAGGCTTTGGCAAGGCTTGGTGAGGTTTATGTGAGCGATGCCTTTGGCACATGCCACAGAAAACATGCCTCCGTATACCTTGTGCCACAGATATTAAAACCTGCGGTTATGGGCTTTTTGCTTGAAAAGGAGATAAGCTATTTTGAAAGGGCCATGGTAAACCCACAAAGGCCAGTGGTGGCCATCATTGGTGGTGCCAAGGTCTCTTCCAAGCTGGGCATAATAAAGAACCTTCTCAAGAGGGTGGATAAGCTCTTTATAGGTGGTGCCATGGCCTTTACCTTTATAAAGGCATTAGGCTACAAAGTGGGAAGCTCCTTAGTGGAAGAAGACCTTCTTGATACGGCAAGGGATATACTGGAGATAGCCAAAAAGCTGGATGTAAGGCTCTATCTTCCTGTGGACTTTGTGATAGGAAAAGAAGTTTCTGACAACACACCCACAAAGGTGGTGCCTTGGCAGGAAATACCCGATGGGTGGATGGGCCTTGACATAGGGCCAGTCTCTGTAGCCCTTTTGAGGGAGATCATCTCAGACGCCCAAACCATAGTTTGGAACGGCCCCATGGGAGTTTTTGAGCTGGATAGGTTTAAGGACGGCACCTACGAGACGGCAAAGATGCTTGCTCAGTCTCCTGCTCTTACCATAGCGGGAGGCGGCGATACGGACCATGCCATCCACAGGGCTGGAGTCTATAACGCCATAGACTTTGTATCCACTGGCGGTGGTGCCTTTTTGGAGCTTCTTGAGGGCAACAGCCTACCATGTATAGAAGTGTTGGACGATGCATAA
- a CDS encoding tetratricopeptide repeat protein, with translation MRFLFITLLFGIAFSYNPYMDYMLCRDLQEKDPSKAESYCLRALERAPTPTLYVDVIRLEMRSKKHEKALKIANEFKNKYPDIPEPYLLLHSLYMSKKETERALKVLEEGYSKNPESKEIMVFLAEDYLKRKDFVKAKAVLENLAKISPDNPLPYFMLARIALSEGKQQEAIEYLEKSLKINTSFEASFITLGSLYEQSGEYSKAESLYKDILKRDPDNRSALERLGNLYLITNRYEEAKEIYKRLADLYPDGNYLYQYSLVLIRSGNTAEAKEILERLYKENPENPDIAYTYATLLEMLKEQDKALEVYLNLQKKLGNNPKIIERLASIYIDKKEYKKAEELLKIGLSVEPNSYMLNLLMGSLLNEKEDYDKALKYINRAIDLNPKDYRGYFLRAIVYDKRGEIISAEKDLRKALELNPEDPDLLNHLGYSLLLWYEGARLDEAEMLIKKALEKDPENPAFIDSMAWVLYYKGEYKKAYELLLKALEKEKEDPVLYEHMGDVLSKLGQEEKAQEYYQKAYRLILEGKRGEPNQKERLKNKLKR, from the coding sequence ATGAGGTTCCTCTTCATAACACTGCTTTTTGGTATAGCCTTTTCTTACAACCCCTATATGGACTATATGCTATGCAGAGACCTCCAAGAAAAGGATCCATCAAAGGCTGAAAGCTACTGTCTTAGAGCCCTTGAGAGGGCACCCACGCCTACCCTCTATGTGGATGTGATAAGGCTTGAAATGAGGTCAAAAAAGCATGAAAAGGCCTTAAAGATAGCCAACGAGTTTAAAAACAAATACCCAGACATACCAGAGCCTTATCTTTTGCTTCACAGCCTCTATATGTCCAAAAAGGAGACTGAGAGGGCACTAAAGGTGCTTGAAGAAGGCTACTCTAAAAATCCAGAATCTAAGGAGATTATGGTCTTTTTGGCAGAGGACTATCTAAAAAGGAAAGATTTTGTGAAGGCAAAGGCTGTTTTGGAAAACCTTGCCAAGATTAGCCCAGACAACCCACTACCCTACTTTATGCTTGCCCGCATAGCCCTATCGGAAGGAAAACAACAAGAGGCCATAGAATACCTTGAAAAGTCCTTAAAGATAAACACAAGCTTTGAAGCCAGCTTTATAACCCTTGGTAGCCTTTATGAACAAAGTGGAGAATACTCCAAGGCAGAAAGCCTTTATAAGGATATTCTCAAAAGGGACCCAGACAACAGAAGCGCCCTTGAAAGGCTTGGCAACCTCTACCTTATAACCAACAGGTATGAGGAGGCAAAGGAAATATACAAAAGACTGGCAGACCTATACCCAGATGGAAACTACCTCTATCAATACAGCCTTGTGCTAATAAGGTCTGGAAACACCGCAGAGGCAAAGGAGATATTGGAAAGGCTATACAAAGAAAATCCAGAAAACCCAGACATAGCATACACATATGCCACCCTTCTTGAGATGCTAAAAGAACAAGACAAGGCCCTTGAGGTCTATTTAAACCTACAAAAAAAGCTTGGCAACAATCCAAAGATAATTGAAAGGCTTGCCAGCATATACATAGACAAGAAGGAATACAAAAAGGCGGAAGAATTATTAAAGATAGGCCTATCTGTAGAGCCAAACAGCTATATGCTAAACCTCCTTATGGGAAGCCTTTTGAATGAAAAGGAAGATTATGACAAGGCACTAAAGTATATAAACAGGGCCATAGACCTAAACCCAAAGGACTATAGGGGTTATTTTCTAAGGGCCATAGTCTATGACAAGAGGGGAGAGATCATTTCCGCCGAGAAGGACCTAAGAAAAGCCCTTGAGCTAAACCCAGAGGATCCAGACCTTTTAAACCATCTTGGCTATTCTTTGCTTTTGTGGTATGAAGGTGCAAGGCTTGATGAGGCAGAGATGCTAATAAAGAAGGCTTTAGAAAAGGACCCAGAAAACCCAGCCTTCATAGACAGTATGGCATGGGTGCTTTATTACAAGGGTGAGTATAAAAAGGCCTATGAACTACTTTTGAAAGCCCTTGAGAAGGAAAAGGAAGACCCAGTCCTCTACGAACATATGGGCGATGTGCTTTCAAAATTGGGACAAGAGGAGAAAGCGCAAGAATATTACCAAAAGGCCTATAGGCTTATTCTTGAAGGCAAAAGAGGCGAGCCAAACCAGAAAGAAAGGCTTAAGAACAAGTTAAAAAGGTAG
- a CDS encoding YraN family protein, protein MRKGAEFEDLAVEYLKGLGYKILHRNYHCRFGEIDIVAQSGNTLVFVEVKGGRSKALGDPAERVDKRKMERLLRCIEEYLYKHPAENYRLEVVIIRDKEVEHIRDVELF, encoded by the coding sequence TTGAGGAAGGGTGCGGAGTTTGAAGACCTGGCGGTAGAGTATTTAAAAGGCCTTGGCTACAAAATACTCCACAGAAATTACCATTGCAGGTTTGGCGAAATAGACATTGTGGCCCAAAGTGGCAATACCTTGGTCTTTGTGGAAGTAAAGGGGGGAAGGAGCAAGGCCTTGGGAGACCCAGCGGAGAGGGTGGATAAAAGAAAGATGGAAAGGCTTTTAAGATGCATAGAAGAATACCTTTATAAGCATCCGGCGGAAAACTACAGGTTGGAGGTGGTAATAATAAGGGACAAGGAGGTGGAGCATATAAGGGATGTGGAGCTATTTTAG
- a CDS encoding DUF3108 domain-containing protein yields the protein MDRAVKTVAVLLSLSSFSFSQELKACYRAYLFFFPVAETCITYKQENNHLKTESFVRTINVGKLVKRVYNRGGATIILPDLKPKHFVYYQEEGEFKRYQEYIFNHKIKVKEIKYVKLSDEIEKKEEKEYEYRGFVDPYTASLILYRDSSKTSQGTVKMFYDDKEYLLPYSVKGIEVVETPLGEFKARKIEVYPNIETKGLLKPKGLWYLWIDEETNVPVRMELKFVIGSASARLERIEGDRYLLKRVLKR from the coding sequence ATGGATAGAGCAGTTAAGACAGTTGCAGTCCTTCTAAGCCTTTCTTCCTTTTCCTTTTCCCAAGAACTAAAGGCATGCTACAGAGCCTATCTCTTTTTCTTTCCAGTGGCGGAGACATGCATAACCTACAAGCAGGAAAACAACCATCTCAAAACGGAGAGCTTTGTAAGGACCATAAACGTAGGAAAGCTTGTAAAGAGAGTTTATAACAGAGGTGGAGCCACTATAATATTGCCCGACCTAAAGCCGAAGCATTTTGTATATTACCAAGAGGAAGGAGAGTTCAAAAGGTATCAGGAGTACATCTTTAACCATAAGATAAAGGTAAAAGAGATAAAGTATGTAAAGTTAAGCGATGAGATAGAGAAAAAGGAAGAGAAGGAGTATGAATATAGAGGCTTTGTAGACCCATACACCGCAAGCCTAATACTCTACAGGGACAGCTCAAAGACAAGCCAAGGCACGGTAAAGATGTTCTACGATGACAAAGAATACCTTTTGCCCTACAGTGTAAAGGGCATAGAGGTAGTAGAAACACCTTTGGGTGAATTCAAGGCAAGGAAGATAGAAGTTTATCCAAACATTGAGACAAAAGGTCTTTTAAAGCCAAAAGGGCTATGGTATTTATGGATTGATGAAGAAACTAATGTGCCTGTTAGGATGGAGCTTAAGTTTGTTATAGGTTCCGCCTCTGCAAGGCTTGAGAGAATTGAAGGTGATAGATACTTGCTTAAGAGGGTTTTAAAAAGGTAG
- a CDS encoding tetratricopeptide repeat protein: MDRLEYFKSLLEKSPDNPLAHYSLALEYYKLKDYENTIKHMERYMSLKEDEGAGYRVLAKCYEELGEYEKAIEVLQEGIEKALKYNHPSMAEEFRSWIEQLRQLQSF; this comes from the coding sequence ATGGACAGGCTTGAATACTTCAAAAGCCTTTTGGAAAAATCACCAGATAACCCACTTGCCCACTATTCCTTGGCCCTTGAATACTACAAACTAAAAGACTACGAGAACACCATAAAACATATGGAAAGGTATATGAGTCTAAAAGAGGATGAAGGCGCAGGCTATAGAGTTCTGGCAAAGTGCTATGAGGAGCTGGGAGAGTATGAAAAGGCCATAGAGGTCCTTCAAGAGGGAATAGAAAAAGCACTAAAATACAACCATCCAAGTATGGCAGAAGAGTTCAGGTCATGGATAGAGCAGTTAAGACAGTTGCAGTCCTTCTAA
- a CDS encoding inositol monophosphatase, whose amino-acid sequence MHNIELFLRVAKEASLLGGLVLKEFYRREDNKVMEKGEKDVYSLADKLSEERIREHIQKHLPDHLVVGEEEGGSSDGDYVWYIDPLDGTKNYIAGFPIFGTSVGLLYKGKPLVGAVYLPAFDSLYWAAEGHGAYKNGKRISVRQKEKLKECYVAYGYPSRAKRDLNAYWNIFKEVFDKVGAMRRPGAAAVDLCLLAEGVFDGLLEFELNPWDVVAGTLIAKEAGAKVALSKGFSLGTDVYAGNEICFPFIEKVIKLNLEEFHELVF is encoded by the coding sequence ATGCATAACATAGAGCTTTTCTTGAGAGTGGCCAAGGAAGCAAGCCTTTTGGGAGGGCTTGTTTTAAAGGAGTTTTACAGGAGAGAAGACAACAAGGTTATGGAAAAGGGTGAAAAGGACGTATACAGCCTTGCGGATAAGCTCTCAGAAGAGAGGATAAGGGAGCATATACAAAAACACCTTCCAGACCATCTTGTGGTAGGTGAAGAAGAAGGTGGTTCAAGCGATGGAGACTACGTTTGGTATATAGACCCCCTTGACGGCACTAAAAACTACATAGCAGGCTTTCCCATCTTTGGCACTTCTGTGGGCCTTCTTTACAAAGGAAAGCCCCTTGTGGGAGCCGTTTATCTTCCTGCCTTTGATAGCCTCTACTGGGCTGCCGAAGGCCATGGTGCCTACAAAAACGGAAAGAGAATAAGTGTTAGGCAGAAGGAAAAACTAAAAGAATGTTATGTGGCCTACGGCTATCCTTCAAGGGCCAAAAGAGACCTAAATGCCTACTGGAACATATTCAAAGAGGTCTTTGATAAAGTAGGAGCCATGAGAAGGCCGGGTGCGGCCGCCGTAGACCTTTGCCTTTTGGCCGAAGGTGTCTTTGATGGTCTCTTGGAGTTTGAACTAAACCCTTGGGATGTGGTAGCTGGAACGCTTATAGCAAAGGAGGCAGGAGCAAAGGTAGCCCTTAGCAAAGGCTTTTCTTTGGGGACAGATGTTTATGCTGGCAACGAGATTTGCTTTCCCTTTATAGAAAAGGTGATTAAATTAAACCTTGAGGAGTTTCATGAGCTTGTTTTTTGA
- a CDS encoding glycosyltransferase family 9 protein has protein sequence MLLFYRRGGLGDTLLTFPMLEVLKKSGKSIWAVGNTDYFSIAKEIGWVDFVSSEVPEREFEERIIIAHDGNVKPFPEKRVWVVEHYLRSLKLSGNFSKILPIEPFEKSPLQDCAVLHPSSGSPKKNPPLELFLMVEDFLKRQGFKTVYFIGEADQWLKDYVKNYFESFSPLEIAKALKGARLFVGNDSGISHLASYCGLPTFIFYGPTDPIVWKPIGEKVFQISLSLECSPCFPQVCQERNCFDTKALFESFKKAFKALK, from the coding sequence ATGCTCCTGTTTTATAGGCGTGGCGGGCTTGGCGATACACTTCTAACCTTCCCAATGCTTGAAGTCTTAAAAAAGTCCGGTAAAAGCATATGGGCTGTGGGAAATACGGATTACTTTTCCATAGCAAAGGAGATAGGTTGGGTGGATTTTGTAAGCTCAGAAGTGCCAGAAAGAGAGTTTGAGGAAAGGATAATAATAGCACATGATGGTAATGTAAAGCCCTTTCCAGAAAAAAGGGTATGGGTTGTGGAACACTACCTTAGAAGCCTTAAGCTATCTGGTAATTTTTCTAAGATTTTGCCCATAGAGCCTTTTGAAAAAAGCCCTTTACAAGACTGCGCCGTGCTTCATCCCTCCAGCGGGTCCCCAAAGAAAAACCCACCCCTTGAGCTTTTCCTTATGGTAGAAGACTTTCTAAAAAGGCAGGGCTTTAAAACGGTGTATTTTATAGGTGAAGCGGACCAATGGCTAAAGGATTATGTTAAAAACTACTTTGAAAGCTTTTCCCCTCTTGAGATAGCCAAGGCACTAAAGGGCGCAAGGCTTTTTGTGGGAAATGACAGCGGAATTTCTCACCTTGCAAGCTACTGTGGTCTTCCCACCTTCATCTTCTATGGTCCCACAGACCCAATAGTTTGGAAGCCCATAGGAGAAAAGGTCTTTCAGATAAGCCTTTCCTTGGAGTGTAGCCCCTGCTTTCCCCAAGTGTGCCAGGAAAGGAATTGTTTTGATACTAAAGCTCTTTTTGAAAGTTTTAAAAAGGCTTTTAAAGCCCTAAAATAG
- a CDS encoding universal stress protein produces MKFLVPVDFTEITNPLLRIVKAFAQAHSAEVDLLHVVSPVLYLPYPESFGMATVDMSLLTELQERQKEKAKEKLEGLVEFLKPLKASLYVEVGDPAEVILEKEGSYDLIFVGSHKKGLVQRILIGSTTEKVVKYSHKPVFILKGREPEKISNVLIGYDFSEYANKALNFALSLLKPFSPHIFLVHVEETIELPLVEGIRDVLSQRYREEKERHIKELERRIKEEGFEVESYILEDRSPADGIKRFLKEKPNMDLVVLGSRGLSGLKRVLLGSTSSELMKGLEIPMLIHRSLE; encoded by the coding sequence ATGAAATTTCTTGTGCCAGTGGATTTTACCGAGATAACAAACCCGCTTTTGAGGATTGTTAAAGCCTTTGCTCAAGCCCACAGTGCGGAAGTGGACCTACTCCATGTGGTCTCCCCAGTTTTATACCTTCCCTATCCAGAAAGCTTTGGCATGGCTACCGTTGACATGAGCCTTTTAACAGAACTCCAAGAGAGGCAAAAGGAAAAGGCAAAGGAAAAACTTGAAGGCCTTGTGGAGTTTTTAAAGCCCTTGAAGGCAAGCCTTTATGTGGAGGTGGGCGATCCAGCGGAGGTAATTCTTGAAAAGGAAGGCTCATACGACCTTATCTTTGTGGGAAGCCACAAAAAAGGCCTTGTGCAAAGGATACTCATAGGCTCCACCACAGAAAAGGTTGTAAAGTACTCTCACAAGCCTGTTTTTATACTAAAGGGTAGGGAGCCAGAAAAAATAAGCAATGTGCTTATAGGATATGATTTTTCTGAGTATGCCAACAAGGCCTTAAACTTTGCCCTAAGCCTTCTAAAGCCCTTTAGTCCTCATATCTTCTTGGTCCATGTAGAAGAAACCATAGAGCTTCCTTTAGTGGAGGGCATAAGGGATGTTTTGAGTCAAAGGTATAGGGAAGAGAAGGAAAGGCACATAAAGGAATTGGAAAGAAGGATAAAAGAAGAAGGCTTTGAAGTAGAATCTTACATTCTTGAAGATAGGTCCCCCGCCGATGGCATAAAGAGGTTTTTAAAGGAAAAGCCGAATATGGACCTCGTGGTCCTTGGAAGCAGAGGCCTCTCTGGCCTAAAAAGGGTCCTTCTTGGAAGCACCTCCTCCGAGCTTATGAAAGGCTTAGAGATACCTATGCTTATACATAGGAGCTTAGAATGA
- a CDS encoding LptF/LptG family permease: MLFRWFFWRFLKLSLLICFLFNFLFLIFQVIKLDQIIFRLPSKESLPFLLLWFFYYFLYMLPISLFIAFSLSLFEFKESKKLHVIQSFGIKPSYLYTKSVTYLSPILLALVISSILINEEHIGYLRRQLTIKYYTLMLTSISPKSFQSFGQFTLYVEGRDGDRLEGIFFKFQEGVVVAKKAYVKDEEIIFEKGSLLTQREGKTFSTDFENYSLNLKMVMPREDIKKKYTVSIVNALSPLLLLAIAYLLVQVLEHHHRFYYMVGLISILYELILFLLKQRL, from the coding sequence ATGTTGTTCCGTTGGTTTTTCTGGAGATTTTTAAAGCTTTCTCTTTTGATATGCTTCCTTTTTAACTTTCTCTTTCTTATATTTCAAGTAATAAAGCTTGACCAAATAATATTCCGGCTACCATCTAAGGAGTCTTTACCTTTCCTATTGCTTTGGTTTTTTTATTACTTTTTATACATGCTACCAATATCTCTTTTTATAGCCTTTTCCCTTAGTCTTTTTGAGTTCAAAGAGAGCAAAAAGTTGCACGTAATACAATCTTTTGGCATAAAGCCAAGCTATCTTTACACAAAAAGCGTAACATATTTATCTCCAATTCTACTTGCTTTGGTGATTAGTTCTATTTTAATAAATGAAGAACATATAGGTTATCTTAGAAGACAGTTAACGATTAAGTATTACACTCTTATGCTAACCTCTATATCACCTAAAAGCTTCCAAAGCTTTGGACAGTTTACCCTTTATGTGGAGGGAAGGGATGGAGATAGGCTTGAAGGAATTTTCTTTAAGTTCCAAGAGGGTGTTGTCGTTGCCAAAAAGGCCTATGTAAAGGATGAGGAGATCATTTTTGAAAAAGGTTCTCTTCTTACCCAAAGGGAAGGCAAGACCTTTTCTACAGACTTTGAGAATTACAGCCTAAACCTTAAGATGGTTATGCCAAGGGAAGACATAAAAAAGAAATACACGGTGAGCATAGTTAACGCCCTTTCACCTTTACTTCTTTTGGCCATTGCCTACCTTTTGGTGCAAGTGCTTGAACATCACCATAGGTTTTACTATATGGTGGGTCTTATATCCATACTGTATGAGCTTATCCTCTTCCTGCTGAAACAGAGACTATAA
- a CDS encoding D-glycero-beta-D-manno-heptose-7-phosphate kinase, producing the protein MSLDKESVLNILGEFKRLSVLVVGDVILDRYIFGKVERISPEAPVPIVEVQREEFRLGGAGNVAHNLSSLGVKTYLLGVVGQDYGRHIIRGLLKEAGVGDLTVEDPQRPTTEKTRIVALSQQLLRVDSEDRKAVGGEVLKSMLERLELDVDGIIVSDYAKGVVSKSLMDRIREKRVFFAIDPRPQNKHLYMGASLMTPNEKEAKAMVYEESLQSLGWRLKRELNLNTLVITLGPKGMALFDKEYKVFPARAKQVYDVSGAGDTVVAVLTACALTGLDWDRACELANLCAGIVVGKLGTAVVKPEEILQSLEEGCGV; encoded by the coding sequence ATGAGTCTTGATAAGGAGAGTGTTTTAAATATCCTTGGAGAATTTAAAAGGCTCAGTGTTCTTGTGGTGGGGGATGTGATCCTTGACAGGTATATCTTTGGAAAGGTGGAAAGGATTTCTCCAGAAGCGCCAGTGCCTATAGTGGAGGTTCAAAGGGAGGAGTTTAGGCTTGGCGGTGCGGGGAATGTGGCTCATAACCTTTCAAGCCTTGGAGTAAAAACCTACCTTCTTGGTGTGGTGGGTCAGGATTATGGAAGGCATATTATAAGGGGTCTTTTGAAGGAGGCGGGCGTTGGGGACCTAACGGTGGAGGACCCCCAAAGGCCTACCACGGAGAAGACCCGTATAGTGGCCCTGTCCCAACAGCTCCTTAGGGTGGACAGTGAAGACAGGAAGGCTGTGGGAGGTGAAGTGCTTAAAAGTATGCTTGAAAGGCTTGAATTGGATGTGGATGGAATAATAGTCTCCGATTATGCAAAGGGTGTGGTAAGCAAAAGCCTTATGGATAGGATAAGGGAAAAGAGGGTGTTTTTTGCCATTGACCCAAGGCCACAGAATAAGCATCTTTACATGGGCGCAAGCCTTATGACTCCCAACGAAAAAGAGGCTAAGGCTATGGTCTATGAGGAATCTCTTCAAAGCCTTGGCTGGAGGCTAAAGAGGGAGCTAAATCTAAACACCCTTGTAATAACCCTTGGGCCAAAGGGCATGGCCCTTTTTGACAAAGAATATAAGGTCTTTCCAGCGAGGGCAAAGCAGGTGTATGATGTTTCTGGTGCTGGTGATACGGTGGTGGCAGTGCTTACAGCCTGCGCCCTTACGGGCTTGGATTGGGACAGAGCTTGCGAGCTTGCCAACCTGTGCGCCGGCATTGTGGTAGGAAAGCTTGGCACTGCCGTAGTAAAACCTGAGGAGATTCTTCAAAGCCTTGAGGAAGGGTGCGGAGTTTGA
- a CDS encoding thioredoxin family protein, with the protein MLLNLEVRAQLRDIFSKELVHPVNLKLFSQAIGCESCQIAEDLLKELAEVAQEKIKLNIYSPLVDREISQAYQIERVPTIVIEGDKDYGIRYIGLPAGLEFTTLVQGIVQVSKREPKLSEKTIELLKSIDLPIEIMVFVTTSCGYCPSAAITAMNFALANDNIKAIIVDANENMDLAERFQVVGVPKIVINNGLVEFVGAQPENNFLGYVISAYEKMRRENGQA; encoded by the coding sequence ATGCTTTTAAACCTTGAAGTAAGGGCCCAGCTAAGGGATATTTTCTCCAAAGAGCTTGTGCATCCTGTAAATCTAAAGCTCTTCTCTCAAGCCATAGGGTGCGAAAGCTGTCAGATTGCAGAGGACCTTCTAAAAGAGTTGGCAGAAGTGGCACAAGAAAAGATAAAACTAAACATATACTCTCCACTGGTAGATAGGGAGATAAGCCAGGCATACCAAATTGAAAGGGTGCCTACCATAGTTATAGAGGGTGATAAGGATTATGGCATAAGGTATATAGGCCTACCGGCCGGGCTTGAATTCACTACCCTTGTGCAGGGCATAGTGCAGGTTTCCAAGAGGGAGCCAAAGCTTTCAGAAAAAACCATAGAACTTTTAAAGTCCATAGACCTACCAATAGAGATAATGGTCTTTGTAACCACTTCCTGTGGATATTGTCCTTCCGCCGCCATAACGGCCATGAACTTTGCTCTGGCAAACGATAACATAAAAGCTATTATCGTAGATGCCAACGAAAACATGGATTTGGCAGAAAGGTTCCAAGTGGTAGGTGTGCCAAAGATAGTTATAAACAACGGATTGGTGGAGTTTGTGGGCGCACAGCCAGAGAACAACTTCCTTGGCTATGTAATCTCAGCTTATGAAAAGATGAGGAGAGAAAATGGACAGGCTTGA
- a CDS encoding SDR family oxidoreductase encodes MGAKKAIITGGSKGIGRAMVERLLRDGWEVCTCSRKEEDLIKLKHELGNPEGLYIKACDVGDRRSAKEFVDFCVEKLKKIGLLVNNASILGERLSIEDYPEEVWEEVIRVNINGVFYITKYALPYMSEGSVIVNMSSGAGKRPAPYWGAYAVSKFGVEGFSLLLAEELKGKGIRVYALNPGATRTQMRAKAYPQEDPNTLKPPEKVAEFMLKLISSKVPSGSYDYKDIRDV; translated from the coding sequence ATGGGGGCTAAAAAAGCCATCATCACAGGAGGAAGTAAGGGAATAGGAAGGGCTATGGTGGAGAGATTACTAAGGGATGGTTGGGAGGTTTGCACCTGCTCAAGAAAGGAAGAGGACCTAATAAAACTAAAGCATGAACTTGGTAATCCTGAGGGCCTTTATATAAAGGCTTGTGATGTAGGAGATAGAAGGTCTGCAAAGGAGTTTGTAGATTTCTGTGTGGAAAAATTGAAGAAAATAGGCCTTCTTGTTAACAACGCCAGCATCCTTGGAGAAAGGTTATCCATAGAGGACTATCCTGAAGAAGTGTGGGAGGAGGTTATAAGGGTGAATATAAACGGTGTCTTTTATATAACCAAGTATGCCCTTCCTTACATGTCTGAAGGTTCTGTGATAGTAAACATGTCTTCCGGTGCAGGCAAGAGGCCAGCTCCCTATTGGGGAGCCTATGCTGTTTCCAAGTTCGGTGTGGAGGGCTTTAGCCTCCTTTTGGCAGAGGAGTTAAAGGGGAAAGGTATTAGAGTCTATGCCCTAAACCCAGGCGCTACAAGGACCCAGATGAGGGCAAAGGCATACCCTCAAGAGGACCCAAATACACTAAAACCTCCAGAAAAGGTGGCGGAATTTATGCTAAAGCTCATAAGCTCTAAAGTTCCAAGTGGTTCTTACGATTATAAGGATATTAGGGATGTATAA